The following proteins are co-located in the Macaca thibetana thibetana isolate TM-01 chromosome 6, ASM2454274v1, whole genome shotgun sequence genome:
- the LOC126957667 gene encoding olfactory receptor 2V2 yields the protein METWANQSSTNDFILLGIFSHSTADLVLFSAVMVVFTVALCGNVLLIFLICMDPQLHTPMYFFLSQLSLMDLMLVCTNVPKMAANFLSGRKSISFVGCGIQIGLFVCLVGSEGLLLGLMAYDRYVAISHPLHYPILMNQKVCLQITGSSWAFGIIDGLIQMVVVMSFPYCGLRKVNHFFCEMLSLLKLACVDTSLFEKVIFACCVFMLLFPFSIIVASYACILGAVLRVRSAQAWKKALATCSSHLTAVTVFYGAAMFIYLRPRRYRAPSHDKVASVFYTVLTPMLNPLIYSLRNREVMGALRKGLDRCRIGS from the coding sequence ATGGAGACATGGGCGAACCAATCATCCACAAATGACTTCATCCTCCTGGGCATCTTCTCCCACAGTACTGCTGACCTTGTCCTCTTCTCTGCAGTGATGGTGGTCTTCACAGTGGCCCTCTGTGGGAACgtcctcctcatcttcctcatctGCATGGACCCTCAACTTCACACccccatgtacttcttcctcAGCCAACTCTCCCTCATGGACCTCATGTTGGTCTGTACCAATGTGCCAAAGATGGCAGCCAACTTCCTGTCTGGCAGGAAGTCCATCTCCTTTGTGGGCTGTGGCATACAAATTGGCCTCTTTGTCTGTCTTGTGGGATCTGAGGGGCTCTTGCTGGGACTCATGGCTTATGACCGCTATGTGGCCATTAGCCACCCACTTCACTATCCCATCCTCATGAATCAGAAGGTCTGTCTCCAGATTACTGGGAGCTCCTGGGCCTTTGGGATAATCGATGGCTTGATCCAGATGGTGGTAGTAATGAGCTTTCCCTACTGCGGCTTGAGGAAGGTGAACCATTTCTTCTGTGAGATGCTATCCTTGTTGAAGCTAGCCTGTGTGGACACGTCCCTGTTTGAGAAGGTGATATTTGCTTGCTGTGTCTTCATGCTTCTTTTCCCCTTCTCCATCATCGTGGCCTCCTATGCTTGCATCCTAGGGGCTGTGCTGCGAGTGCGCTCTGCTCAGGCCTGGAAAAAGGCTCTGGCCACCTGCTCTTCCCACCTGACAGCTGTCACCGTCTTCTATGGGGCAGCCATGTTCATCTACCTGAGGCCTAGGCGCTACCGGGCCCCCAGCCATGACAAGGTGGCCTCTGTCTTCTACACGGTCCTTACTCCTATGCTCAACCCCCTCATTTACAGCTTGAGGAACCGGGAGGTGATGGGGGCACTGAGGAAGGGGCTGGACCGCTGCAGGATTGGCAGCTAG